ACGTGCGTACCTCGACCAGCACGTTCTCACCTGCGCAGGTGCGCAGCAGACCGTGACGGCGCGTGGCGGCGCCGTCCTTCCATTGTTCGGGGCTAACCGGCAGATCGCCGTCAGTGGGGAAGTAAACGTCGCCCAGCAGGCGGCCCTGGAGGTCAGCAGAATGATAGCCGGTTAGCGTCGCGAAGGCGTGGTTGACGTAAAAGATGGAAAGCGTCTGGCGCTCCGCGATGACGACCGGGTCGTGGATCGCGTCGAGGGCTTCCCCTAGATCAAGTTGTGTGAACATCGATCCCCCGATCTTCCCTTTGCACGGGGTAAACCGCCGGATGTCGCGTGTTCTTTCGTTTTGCTCGTCTGTAACCCTGACGCGGTTGTGTCAGTCATAGGACGGGTGCCGGGTCAGCCGATGAACCAGGACGCCGAGCGCCGCCAGTCCCAGCGCGCCCGCCATGCCCGATTCGGGGAACCATGCCGGTGTCCCGGTCAGCCAACGCGGCCCGGAAAAGGCCAGGTCGCGCGCCGCTTCCAGGCCGAAGCAGGCCGTGTTCCAGCCATAGTGCAGCGCGATGGGCAGGGCGAGATGTTGTTGGGTGCGTATATAGGCCCCGCCAAATACCACGCCCATGAGGGTCAGGACGGCTATGGTGAGCGGGATGTGCAGGCCGCGCACGCCCTGATGAATGATGTTCGGCAGATGGAACAGCCCGAACAGGAGCGAGGCGGCGAACAGGCCGCGCACCGGACCTGCCGCGCGACCGAGCAGCGTCTGAATGACGCCCCGGAACGTGAATTCTTCGATCCCGGCGACGACGAGCTGCTGGACGCCGACCCCGACGACGAGGCCCACGACGCTCCAGTCCAGCGCGGTCCCATGCAACCAGCCCGCCGCGCGCAGGCCGCCGTAGAGCGCGAGCACGATCAGCGCCGCGCCGGCTGCGCCGAATAGGACGTGCCGGACAATGCCGGGATAGATTCCGGTGCTCGGAAGACGTGTCTCGCCCGATATGCGCCAGAGGATCAGCGCGCCGAGGGGCATCCCGATGGTGTACACAGCGAACGTGAGCCAGCCCAGCCCGTTTACAAGCATGGTGCTTAGGCCGCCGACTACGAGCCCGAAATAGAGCAGGATCGACAACGTAGTTCGATGCGGTGACGCCATTTGTTCCATAGGCCTATATCCCTTTCATTAGTATACCAATGGCGCGCAGGCTGGCCAGTGCCGCTGGGCGTTGTCTTGTTGTGGATTCGTGAAGATTGTGAGGGCTGGCCCGGCGTGCGGCGGAGTTCTGGGCAAGGGTGGTCATGCGGGGGGGATGTACGGTATATTTCCGGGGGCGCTGGGTGGCGGCTCCGGCGTGCATCGTTGCCGCCCCAACGTGCATCTTAACAGATGAGCCGGAACGCGATACCCGCAGCCTTGCCCGCCGCGTTGGCAACGCCCGTGGCGCGTGCGACTGCCTGCCCGCACTTAAAAAGTGACTTTACACGGCCTGTTGTACACACAAAGGAGTCCCCACCCATCATGGCTTACCAACACATTGTCGTACCGTCGGAAGGCGAAAAAATCACCTGTTTGGATGACCGGTCGTGCTTTCCTGACCACCCGATATTAGCGTTCATTGAAGGCGACGGCATCGGGGCGGACATCATGCGCGCCTCGAAGCGCATCTGGGATGCCGCAGTCGAGAAGGCGTACGGTGGCCAGCGTAAGATCGCCTGGATGGAGATCTACGCGGGTGAGAAGGCTGCCGGGCTTTATGGCGGCGACTACATGCCGGAAGAAACGTTCGAAGCCCTGCGCGAGTTCAAGGTGGGCATCAAAGGCCCGCTGACCACGCCGGTGGGTGGCGGCTTCCGCAGCCTGAACGTCACGCTGCGCCAGGTGCTCGATCTGTACGCGTGCGTGCGCCCGGTGCAGTGGTATCGCGGCGTGCCCAGCCCCGTGCGCGAGCCGCAGAACGTGAATGTGGTGATCTATCGCGAGAACACAGAAGACGTCTACGCCGGGATCGAGTATCAGGCGGGCACGCCCGAAAACGAAAAGCTGGCGGCCTTCCTGCGTGACGAGCTGGGCGCGAAGTTCTTCGAGGGCAGCGGCCTGGGCATCAAGCCGATCAGCGCGTTCGGCACCAAGCGCCTGATGCGCGCCGCGCTGCGCTATGCGCTGGAGCGGGGCCGCAAGAGCGTGACCATTGTGCACAAGGGCAACATCCAGAAGTTCACCGAGGGCGCATTCCGCAACTGGTGCTACGAAGTCGCCCGCGAGGAATTCGGCGATCAGACGATCACCGAGGACCAGTTGTGGGACGACTACAACGGCCAGCTGCCTGAAGGCAAGATTCTGGTCAAGGACCGCATCGCGGACATCATGTTCCAGCACATGCTGCTGCGGCCCAAAGAATTTGATGTGATCGTCGCGCCCAACCTCAATGGCGACTACCTCTCCGACGCCATCGCGGCGGAAGTCGGCGGCGTGGGCATCGCGCCGGGCGCGAATATCGGCGACAGCGTGGCACTGTTCGAGGCGACGCACGGCACCGCGCCCAAGTACACCGACCTGGACAAGGTCAATCCCGGATCGCTGATGTTCAGCGGCGTGATGATGCTCGAATTCCTGGGCTGGCAGGAGGCCGCCGACCTGATCGCGCGTGCCTACGAGCGCACGCTCGACCAGAAGACGGTCACCTACGACTTCGCGCGCCAGATGGACGGCGCGACCGAAGTCCGCACCAGCGAGTTCGCCACGGCGCTGATCGGCAACATGGACGCCGTGCTGGCGTAGGTGCTGCCCAGGTCGAATCACCGGCGAGGGAGGCCCGCGCTTCCCTCGTTGTACGCCTGACGGCGAGACGCACCCTTGCAAGTGTCGGGGGGCGTGCTATAATCGCCACGCTTGACTGCCGAGGAGAATGGACAACATGCAAGACGCGCTTGAGATTATTCAGATTTTGACCTCCATCACCCTCATCGTCGTCATCGTGATGCAAGCTAAAGGCCAGGGGCTGGGCGGCTTGTTCGGTGGCGGAGATAGCATGGGGATCAGCAAGACCCGCCGTGGTCTGGAACGTACCCTGTTCCAAGTGACTGTAGGGCTGTCAATCGCCTTTCTGCTCAACGCGATCATACAGTTGCTCATCCAATAGCGGTGCTTTTCGCTCATTCAAGTGGATAGACATTCTATAGGGGGGTGTTTTGCAGTGATGCAGAACACCTCGTTCTGTTTGGGGAGGAAGCATGCTTAAAAGTCTGCGGTGGCCGCTGTTGGTGTTCGTGCTGGCCGCGGTGCTGTTCGTGCTAGCGCTCCTAACCCGTTCCAATGACACCCCCGGCGCAGCCCAAACTCTTGAAACGTCAACGCCGCTCGCGGAATCGCTGCCGACTTCGGAGCCTACCGCCGCGCCGACACTCGCTCCGGTAGACGGCCCGGAAACCGCGCCCGCTGCCCAGACGCAGCCGACGCCTGTCCCGTCGCAGCCGGTGCTAGTCGAGGCGTTGGTCGGGCAGATCTCCAAGCTCAACCCGCTGCTGGCGACCTATAACCCGGTGGACCGGGACATCACCTCGCTGATCTACGAGGGCCTGACCGCTACCAACGACTACGGCGAGATCGTGCCCGATCTGGCGACCTCGTGGACTGTCTCCGACGATGGGCTGGTGTACCTCGTTGAGCTGCGCACGGACGTGCTCTGGCAGGACGGCATCCCGTTCACAGCGGAAGACGTCGTGTTCACGGTGAGCCTGCTGAGCGACCCGGCGTTCCCCGGCGCGGCGACGCTGTCCGAGTTCTGGCGTACGGTCGAAGTAGACGCGCTGAGTTCGCACCTCGTGCGCTTCCGCCTGACGCAGCCGCTTGCCTCGTTCCCGGACCAGATGCGCATCGGCCTCGTGCCCAAGCATGCCTTGGACGGCGTGGCTGGCGCGAACCTGGGGCAGCACCCGTTTAACCTGTCACCCATCGGCACCGGCCCGTACCAGATCGAAACGCTGACGACCTCCAGCGGCCAGATCGACGGCATCCAGTTGCGGGTCGCGCCGGTGTATCGCCAGCGACCCGAAGGTGCGGACGGCTTCGCGCTGGACCGCCTCGTGTTCCGCACCTATCCGACCGCCGAAGCGGCGCTGGATGCATACCAGAACGGCGAGGTTAACAGCCTGGGTACCATCCCGGCGGACGCGCTGCATCTGGCCGAGCAGATGCCGGGTTTGAGCGTCTACGCGGGCGTCGCGCCGCGTGTGGGCGTGGTGATCTACAATTGGCATCGCGAGTCCGTTTCGTTCGTGCGCAATCCACGCGTGCGGTTGGGGCTGGCCCAGGCGGTCGATCGCGCGACGGTGGTGCAGAGCGCGCTGGACGGCACCGCGATTCTCGCCGACACCCCGCTGCTGCCGAATTCGTGGGCGTACGACGCCAGCGTGGAATGGCCCGCCTATGATCCGGCTCACGCCCAGGAACTGATCGCGACGGCCAATCTGGCTGGCGATGAAGAAGACGCCGCCGCGACGGCGGAACCCGCCGACGCCGTGGCCGAGGGTGGGGAAGGTGCGCCGGTGAGCACCGAAGCGCCCACTGAGCCGGTCGCCGAGGGCACGGCTGCCGCGACGGAACCCGCCACCGAAACCGGCCCGGTCGAGCTGGCGCTGGTGATCCTCACGCTGGACGATCCGGCGCTGGTCGAGATGGCGACGCAGATCGCGGGCGCCTGGCAGCAGGTTGGCGTGGAAGCGTCGATTGA
This sequence is a window from Aggregatilinea lenta. Protein-coding genes within it:
- a CDS encoding CPBP family intramembrane glutamic endopeptidase gives rise to the protein MLVNGLGWLTFAVYTIGMPLGALILWRISGETRLPSTGIYPGIVRHVLFGAAGAALIVLALYGGLRAAGWLHGTALDWSVVGLVVGVGVQQLVVAGIEEFTFRGVIQTLLGRAAGPVRGLFAASLLFGLFHLPNIIHQGVRGLHIPLTIAVLTLMGVVFGGAYIRTQQHLALPIALHYGWNTACFGLEAARDLAFSGPRWLTGTPAWFPESGMAGALGLAALGVLVHRLTRHPSYD
- the icd gene encoding isocitrate dehydrogenase (NADP(+)); translated protein: MAYQHIVVPSEGEKITCLDDRSCFPDHPILAFIEGDGIGADIMRASKRIWDAAVEKAYGGQRKIAWMEIYAGEKAAGLYGGDYMPEETFEALREFKVGIKGPLTTPVGGGFRSLNVTLRQVLDLYACVRPVQWYRGVPSPVREPQNVNVVIYRENTEDVYAGIEYQAGTPENEKLAAFLRDELGAKFFEGSGLGIKPISAFGTKRLMRAALRYALERGRKSVTIVHKGNIQKFTEGAFRNWCYEVAREEFGDQTITEDQLWDDYNGQLPEGKILVKDRIADIMFQHMLLRPKEFDVIVAPNLNGDYLSDAIAAEVGGVGIAPGANIGDSVALFEATHGTAPKYTDLDKVNPGSLMFSGVMMLEFLGWQEAADLIARAYERTLDQKTVTYDFARQMDGATEVRTSEFATALIGNMDAVLA
- the secG gene encoding preprotein translocase subunit SecG codes for the protein MQDALEIIQILTSITLIVVIVMQAKGQGLGGLFGGGDSMGISKTRRGLERTLFQVTVGLSIAFLLNAIIQLLIQ
- a CDS encoding ABC transporter substrate-binding protein, whose product is MLKSLRWPLLVFVLAAVLFVLALLTRSNDTPGAAQTLETSTPLAESLPTSEPTAAPTLAPVDGPETAPAAQTQPTPVPSQPVLVEALVGQISKLNPLLATYNPVDRDITSLIYEGLTATNDYGEIVPDLATSWTVSDDGLVYLVELRTDVLWQDGIPFTAEDVVFTVSLLSDPAFPGAATLSEFWRTVEVDALSSHLVRFRLTQPLASFPDQMRIGLVPKHALDGVAGANLGQHPFNLSPIGTGPYQIETLTTSSGQIDGIQLRVAPVYRQRPEGADGFALDRLVFRTYPTAEAALDAYQNGEVNSLGTIPADALHLAEQMPGLSVYAGVAPRVGVVIYNWHRESVSFVRNPRVRLGLAQAVDRATVVQSALDGTAILADTPLLPNSWAYDASVEWPAYDPAHAQELIATANLAGDEEDAAATAEPADAVAEGGEGAPVSTEAPTEPVAEGTAAATEPATETGPVELALVILTLDDPALVEMATQIAGAWQQVGVEASIDPVDSETLRTRLETGEFDAALVELSFEPDADPDPYVFWHQGQYGSGQNYGGMDDRRISEALEQARRVTLGLDRKAYYQQFQHLFAERAPALVLYNPLWFYGADSRLQGVQVGFLSTASDRFRNIHDWTFD